A region from the Eleginops maclovinus isolate JMC-PN-2008 ecotype Puerto Natales chromosome 17, JC_Emac_rtc_rv5, whole genome shotgun sequence genome encodes:
- the atp6v1e1b gene encoding V-type proton ATPase subunit E 1, producing the protein MALSDADVQKQIKHMMAFIEQEANEKAEEIDAKAEEEFNIEKGRLVQTQRLKIMEYYEKKEKQIEQQKKIQMSNLMNQARLKVLKARDDMISEMLNEARQRLGNIAKDPARYPALMDGLILQGLYQLLEPKVTIRCRKQDVQMVQASIQRNIPIYKAAVKCNIEVRIDQDNFIPPDVSGGVEIYNANGKIKVSNTLESRLELMAQQMMPEVRVSLFGANPNRKFLD; encoded by the exons ATGGCGCTTAGCGATGCCGATGTACAGAAGCAG ATCAAGCACATGATGGCCTTCATTGAACAGGAAGCCAACGAGAAGGCAGAAGAAATTGATGCAAAG GCAGAAGAAGAGTTCAACATTGAGAAAGGTCGTCTGGTCCAAACCCAGAGGCTGAAGATCATGGAGTACTAcgagaagaaggagaagcagatcgagcagcagaagaaaat TCAGATGTCAAACCTGATGAACCAGGCTCGCCTGAAGGTGCTGAAGGCCCGGGATGATATGATCTCG GAAATGCTGAACGAGGCCCGCCAACGGCTCGGGAACATCGCCAAAGACCCAGCCAGGTATCCAGCTCTAATGGATGGGTTGATCCTACAG GGATTGTATCAGCTCCTGGAGCCCAAAGTGACAATTCGCTGCCGTAAACAGGACGTGCAGATGGTACAG GCTTCCATCCAGAGGAATATTCCTATTTATAAAGCAGCTGTGAAGTGCAATATCGAGGTCCGCATCGACCAGGACAACTTCATCCCCCCCGACGT TTCTGGAGGCGTTGAGATCTACAATGCTAACGGGAAGATCAAGGTGTCCAACACCCTGGAGAGCAGACTGGAACTCATGGCTCAGCAG ATGATGCCTGAAGTCCGAGTGTCTCTCTTCGGCGCTAACCCCAACCGCAAGTTCTTGGACTAA
- the LOC134879513 gene encoding bcl-2-like protein 13 gives GEREGERLLHSLSILLVLCQLQHACLPICCFVALCLNARLTLIFICFSSSISFTTVTKKTQQPFFILEGKAPVEPSRGDGGDGDSGSPSPTSAALPLTHAETLAPWQSESLLAESWSTVGDADPEDTKSLDSNDDIGLGGEENHSSNSDMVHLEREEVEMLEEAEKEEAARRTEEEEEDDEELQSSVLSVLGGERELVELRDEEQDLSAPETEELLMTAEEPHKKKEPAEFMQVVPPMALPPLPIVKFDPPSTTSTPVPSTASSEAEELYPTQGQGLHPPSILTHMAAEPPSESHEQLQYSQIPLTDVEEHSAKASEAAPGKLEPTLPAAPETSQPLSSTELLCGGAALVAVLGIVAYGAVAYCRK, from the exons ggggagagggagggggagagactTTTGCACAGCTTGTCCATCTTGTTAGTCCTGTGCCAGCTCCAGCATGCATGTCTGCCTATCTGTTGTTTTGTGGCTTTGTGTCTGAATGCACGTCTCACTTTGATCTTCATCTGCTTCTCATCTAGCATCTCGTTCACCACCGTCACCAAGAAGACACAG cagccaTTCTTCATTCTGGAGGGAAAGGCCCCAGTCGAGCCCAGCAGGGGGGATGGAGGAGATGGGGACTCTGGTTCTCCAAGCCCCACATCTGCTGCTCTGCCTCTGACCCACGCAGAGACTTTGGCCCCCTGGCAGAGTGAGAGCCTGCTGGCAGAGTCCTGGTCCACGGTGGGCGATGCGGACCCAGAGGACACCAAGAGCCTGGACAGCAATGATGATATTGGGCTGGGCGGAGAGGAGAACCACTCCTCCAACTCTGACATGGTCCACCTAGAGCgagaggaggtggagatgctcgaggaggcagagaaggaggaagcggcgaggaggacagaggaggaggaggaagacgacgAGGAGCTGCAGTCGAGCGTGTTGAGTGTTTTAGGCGGGGAGAGGGAGCTTGTGGAGCTCAGAGATGAGGAGCAGGACCTCAGTGCCCCAGAAACTGAGGAGCTCCTGATGACAGCGGAGGAGCCTCACAAGAAGAAGGAGCCGGCAGAGTTCATGCAGGTGGTTCCCCCCATGGCACTGCCTCCTCTGCCTATCGTCAAGTTCGATCCCCCCTCCACTACGTCCACCCCGGTCCCTTCAACCGCAAGCTCTGAAGCTGAGGAGCTCTACCCCACTCAGGGTCAGGGGCTCCACCCTCCTTCTATCCTTACACATATGGCAGCAGAGCCTCCGTCAGAGAGTCATGAGCAGCTACAATACTCACAGATTCCCCTGACGGATGTAGAGGAACATTCAGCCAAAGCCTCTGAAGCAGCACCAGGAAAGCTGGAGCCGACACTGCCTGCTGCGCCAGAGACTTCCCAACCTCTGAGCTCCACAGAGCTGCTGTGTGGAGGCGCAGCTTTGGTCGCGGTTTTAGGAATAGTGGCTTATGGTGCTGTCGCCTACTGCAGAAAGTAG
- the LOC134879184 gene encoding probable polypeptide N-acetylgalactosaminyltransferase 8 isoform X2, translated as MMRSGWIKGFLLTSAMAGSLLYLSSIKKEVHTHSERLSRAHHNDSIRGQGILNRMDKMETDINRLLNVLNKLEKKELVNQNNEEVKKERSVVRKLYLNSYLFTKWGDDLSEEEQKEAERLFVRYGYNSFLSDRLPLNREIPDTRPARCAKKTYPKDLPSISVILIYLDEALSIIKRAIRSIIDKTPALLLEEIILVDDHSSNEDLMEKLDEYINSIHEECPDLVKRVRHSEQLGLTQARLSGWKVAVGEVVAILDAHIEVHVQWAEPLLARIKEDRTVIVTPVFDKVNYDDLKLVPYTSAADAFDWALWCMYESFSPEWYALKDDSLPGKSPSIMGILVADRKFFGEIGSLDGGMKIYGGENVELGIRVWLCGGSIEVIPCSKIAHIERATKPYLPDLNEMLKRNALRVAEVWMDEYKYNVNIAWNLPLENHGIDIGDVSERKKLRERLNCKPFKWYLDNVYPLLNPLTDVLAYGALVNELEPTLCIDQGPIPGNNPILYGCHQQASQHCYYRSNGQLYIGGIKSHKYNSNRCLVDPGSGVYPELYECKMVEQKKLHMLWVFKQNGAIQNRETRRCLEIMVAGDGYYRLVIQQCTGQKWKIQHLIKGWLGGQGSKDKMIMEP; from the exons ATGATGAGATCTGGCTGGATTAAAGGATTCCTTCTGACCTCTGCCATGGCTGGTTCTCTTCTATACCTCAGCTCCATAAAGAAAGAGGTTCACACCCATTCCGAGAGACTCAGTAGAGCCCACCACAACGACTCCATCAGGGGTCAGGGAATACTCAACAGGATGGACAAGATGGAAACAGACATCAACAGACTGC TCAATGTGCTGAATAAACTTGAAAAGAAGGAACTAGTGAACCAGAACAATGAAGaagtgaagaaagagaggagcgTGGTGAGGAAGCTGTACCTAAACTCTTATCTGTTCACCAAGTGGGGTGACGATCTgtcagaggaggagcagaaggaggCTGAGAGGCTGTTTGTGAGATACGGATACAACAGCTTCCTCAGTGACAGGCTGCCCCTCAACAGGGAAATCCCTGACACCAGGCCGGCCAG GTGTGCTAAGAAAACATACCCTAAGGATCTGCCTTCCATCAGTGTCATATTAATCTACCTGGATGAAGCACTTTCTATCATCAAAAGAGCCATTCGCAGCATCATTGACAAGACACCAGCTCTTCTGCTGGAAGAAATCATACTTGTGGATGATCACAGCAGTAATG aggatttaatGGAGAAACTGGATGAATACATCAACTCTATCCACGAGGAGTGTCCAGACCTGGTAAAGAGAGTCCGTCACTCTGAGCAGCTCGGCCTCACTCAGGCCAGACTCTCAGGCTGGAAGGTTGCTGTTGGGGAGGTAGTGGCCATCTTGGATGCTCACATAGAAGTCCATGTTCAATG GGCAGAGCCGTTGTTGGCTCGGATCAAAGAGGACCGCACTGTGATAGTGACACCAGTGTTTGACAAAGTCAATTACGATGACCTGAAACTTGTTCCCTACACATCAGCTGCGGATGCTTTTGACTGGGCTCTGTGGTGCATGTACGAGTCCTTCAGCCCTGAGTGGTATGCTTTAAAGGACGACTCACTGCCTGGAAA GAGCCCCTCCATCATGGGGATTCTTGTAGCTGATCGCAAGTTCTTTGGAGAGATCGGAAGCCTTGATGGTGGAATGAAAATATACGGTGGTGAAAATGTGGAACTCGGCATCCGG GTGTGGCTGTGTGGAGGAAGCATAGAGGTTATACCTTGCTCTAAAATTGCCCACATTGAACGAGCCACCAAGCCGTACCTCCCAGACTTGAACGAAATGTTGAAGCGTAATGCTCTGAGGGTGGCCGAGGTGTGGATGgatgaatataaatacaatgtCAACATTGCCTGGAACCTTCCACTTGAA AATCATGGGATAGACATTGGGGATGtgtcagagaggaaaaaactgAGAGAGAGGCTGAACTGCAAGCCCTTTAAATGGTATCTGGATAATGTTTATCCCTTGCTCAATCCTCTGACTGACGTGCTAGCTTACGGAGCG CTGGTTAACGAACTGGAGCCTACACTCTGCATTGACCAAGGTCCAATCCCTGGGAACAATCCCATTCTATATGGTTGTCACCAACAGGCCTCCCAG CACTGTTATTATCGCTCCAATGGACAACTCTACATTGGTGGAATAAAATCTCACAAGTACAACAGCAACCGCTGTCTGGTGGACCCTGGCTCCGGAGTCTACCCAGAACTGTACGAGTGCAAAATGGTCGAGCAGAAGAAACTCCACATGCTGTGGGTTTTTAAAcag aaCGGAGCTATCCAGAACAGAGAAACAAGGAGGTGTCTGGAAATTATGGTAGCTGGAGACGGCTATTATAGACTGGTTATTCAGCAGTGCACTGGTCAGAAATGGAAGATACAACATCTCATCAAAGGCTGGCTTGGTGGGCAGGGTTCAAAAGACAAGATGATAATGGAGCCATGA
- the rad51ap1 gene encoding RAD51-associated protein 1 isoform X1 has protein sequence MDRPPRKTKVVNYSEANALDDDDEDFAQVPPRKKAREDVKQERKSSSQESNSQSTQSQKSRRPLDVKLLERDLEAAITLSLLNNPDGIKEQSPHTSKGDVVVQVPVDENVDPTSLHLSNCSVILDLDDITLERESSALSRQRKAAAKAAEAQKKTLADEDDDEDYKPRLTPDSESDEDFSEPAESDDEEFTVKKVSKIKKEKVTKHEKTKQPSASKKEKQPSKPPKSKSQTAARSPATAEAAPRRPPLSCTISTPARSPPTAEAAPRRPPLSSTISTPARSPPTAEAAPRRPPSLSTVSTAKPASPLSPAGGKTPKWTPPAQVGRSPSSSSPAVKSPGQGLRLGLSRRVRVKPLHPTVTTH, from the exons ATGAGGATTTTGCTCAGGTTCCACCCAGGAAAAAGGCCAGGGAGGATGTAAAACAGGAGCGCAAGTCCTCCAGTCAGGAGTCCAACTCACAATCCACACAGAGCCAGAAGAGCAG AAGACCATTAGATGTGAAGTTGCTTGAACGAGATCTAGAAGCAGCCATTACATTGTCCTTGCTCAATAATCCGGATGGGATAAAGGAACAGTCACCACACACCAGTAAAG GAGATGTCGTGGTTCAAGTTCCAGTCGATGAAAACGTAGATCCGACGTCTTTGCACCTGTCCAACTGCAGCGTCATTTTGG ACCTGGATGATATCACACTAGAAAGGGAGTCATCTGCCCTATCGAGACAAAGAAAGGCTGCCGCTAAAGCCGCTGAGGCGCAGAAGAAAACGCTTGCAGATGAAGATGACGATGAAGACTATAAACCCAGACTGACACCAG ATTCAGAGAGTGATGAAGATTTCAGTGAGCCAGCTGAAAGCGATGATGAGGAATTCACAGTGAAGAAagtcagcaaaataaaaaaggagaaagttACCAAGCACGAAAAGACCAAACAACCTTCTGcctctaaaaaagaaaagcaaccATCAAAACCACCAAAGTCTAAATCACAGACGGCAG CGAGGAGTCCTGCAACGGCTGAAGCTGCACCCAGAAGACCTCCTTTATCGTGTACAATTTCCACACCAGCGAGGAGTCCTCCAACGGCTGAAGCTGCACCCAGAAGACCTCCTTTATCGTCTACAATTTCCACACCAGCGAGGAGTCCTCCAACGGCTGAAGCTGCACCCAGAAGACCTCCTTCATTGTCCACAGTTTCCACAGCGAAACCTGCGTCGCCTCTGAGCCCAGCAGGGGGCAAAACACCCAAGTGGACCCCACCAG CTCAAGTTGGTAGAAGTCCCTCATCCTCGAGTCCAGCAGTGAAGTCTCCGGGTCAGGGTCTGCGGCTTGGACTGTCCCGCCGCGTTAGAGTCAAACCTCTTCACCCGACTGTCACCACTCACTGA
- the rad51ap1 gene encoding RAD51-associated protein 1 isoform X2 — MDRPPRKTKVVNYSEANALDDDDEDFAQVPPRKKAREDVKQERKSSSQESNSQSTQSQKSRPLDVKLLERDLEAAITLSLLNNPDGIKEQSPHTSKGDVVVQVPVDENVDPTSLHLSNCSVILDLDDITLERESSALSRQRKAAAKAAEAQKKTLADEDDDEDYKPRLTPDSESDEDFSEPAESDDEEFTVKKVSKIKKEKVTKHEKTKQPSASKKEKQPSKPPKSKSQTAARSPATAEAAPRRPPLSCTISTPARSPPTAEAAPRRPPLSSTISTPARSPPTAEAAPRRPPSLSTVSTAKPASPLSPAGGKTPKWTPPAQVGRSPSSSSPAVKSPGQGLRLGLSRRVRVKPLHPTVTTH, encoded by the exons ATGAGGATTTTGCTCAGGTTCCACCCAGGAAAAAGGCCAGGGAGGATGTAAAACAGGAGCGCAAGTCCTCCAGTCAGGAGTCCAACTCACAATCCACACAGAGCCAGAAGAGCAG ACCATTAGATGTGAAGTTGCTTGAACGAGATCTAGAAGCAGCCATTACATTGTCCTTGCTCAATAATCCGGATGGGATAAAGGAACAGTCACCACACACCAGTAAAG GAGATGTCGTGGTTCAAGTTCCAGTCGATGAAAACGTAGATCCGACGTCTTTGCACCTGTCCAACTGCAGCGTCATTTTGG ACCTGGATGATATCACACTAGAAAGGGAGTCATCTGCCCTATCGAGACAAAGAAAGGCTGCCGCTAAAGCCGCTGAGGCGCAGAAGAAAACGCTTGCAGATGAAGATGACGATGAAGACTATAAACCCAGACTGACACCAG ATTCAGAGAGTGATGAAGATTTCAGTGAGCCAGCTGAAAGCGATGATGAGGAATTCACAGTGAAGAAagtcagcaaaataaaaaaggagaaagttACCAAGCACGAAAAGACCAAACAACCTTCTGcctctaaaaaagaaaagcaaccATCAAAACCACCAAAGTCTAAATCACAGACGGCAG CGAGGAGTCCTGCAACGGCTGAAGCTGCACCCAGAAGACCTCCTTTATCGTGTACAATTTCCACACCAGCGAGGAGTCCTCCAACGGCTGAAGCTGCACCCAGAAGACCTCCTTTATCGTCTACAATTTCCACACCAGCGAGGAGTCCTCCAACGGCTGAAGCTGCACCCAGAAGACCTCCTTCATTGTCCACAGTTTCCACAGCGAAACCTGCGTCGCCTCTGAGCCCAGCAGGGGGCAAAACACCCAAGTGGACCCCACCAG CTCAAGTTGGTAGAAGTCCCTCATCCTCGAGTCCAGCAGTGAAGTCTCCGGGTCAGGGTCTGCGGCTTGGACTGTCCCGCCGCGTTAGAGTCAAACCTCTTCACCCGACTGTCACCACTCACTGA
- the LOC134879184 gene encoding probable polypeptide N-acetylgalactosaminyltransferase 8 isoform X1 yields the protein MMRSGWIKGFLLTSAMAGSLLYLSSIKKEVHTHSERLSRAHHNDSIRGQGILNRMDKMETDINRLLNVLNKLEKKELVNQNNEEVKKERSVVRKLYLNSYLFTKWGDDLSEEEQKEAERLFVRYGYNSFLSDRLPLNREIPDTRPARCAKKTYPKDLPSISVILIYLDEALSIIKRAIRSIIDKTPALLLEEIILVDDHSSNGKLKIPLFTFAEDLMEKLDEYINSIHEECPDLVKRVRHSEQLGLTQARLSGWKVAVGEVVAILDAHIEVHVQWAEPLLARIKEDRTVIVTPVFDKVNYDDLKLVPYTSAADAFDWALWCMYESFSPEWYALKDDSLPGKSPSIMGILVADRKFFGEIGSLDGGMKIYGGENVELGIRVWLCGGSIEVIPCSKIAHIERATKPYLPDLNEMLKRNALRVAEVWMDEYKYNVNIAWNLPLENHGIDIGDVSERKKLRERLNCKPFKWYLDNVYPLLNPLTDVLAYGALVNELEPTLCIDQGPIPGNNPILYGCHQQASQHCYYRSNGQLYIGGIKSHKYNSNRCLVDPGSGVYPELYECKMVEQKKLHMLWVFKQNGAIQNRETRRCLEIMVAGDGYYRLVIQQCTGQKWKIQHLIKGWLGGQGSKDKMIMEP from the exons ATGATGAGATCTGGCTGGATTAAAGGATTCCTTCTGACCTCTGCCATGGCTGGTTCTCTTCTATACCTCAGCTCCATAAAGAAAGAGGTTCACACCCATTCCGAGAGACTCAGTAGAGCCCACCACAACGACTCCATCAGGGGTCAGGGAATACTCAACAGGATGGACAAGATGGAAACAGACATCAACAGACTGC TCAATGTGCTGAATAAACTTGAAAAGAAGGAACTAGTGAACCAGAACAATGAAGaagtgaagaaagagaggagcgTGGTGAGGAAGCTGTACCTAAACTCTTATCTGTTCACCAAGTGGGGTGACGATCTgtcagaggaggagcagaaggaggCTGAGAGGCTGTTTGTGAGATACGGATACAACAGCTTCCTCAGTGACAGGCTGCCCCTCAACAGGGAAATCCCTGACACCAGGCCGGCCAG GTGTGCTAAGAAAACATACCCTAAGGATCTGCCTTCCATCAGTGTCATATTAATCTACCTGGATGAAGCACTTTCTATCATCAAAAGAGCCATTCGCAGCATCATTGACAAGACACCAGCTCTTCTGCTGGAAGAAATCATACTTGTGGATGATCACAGCAGTAATGGTAAGTTGAAG ATCCCTCTCTTTACatttgcagaggatttaatGGAGAAACTGGATGAATACATCAACTCTATCCACGAGGAGTGTCCAGACCTGGTAAAGAGAGTCCGTCACTCTGAGCAGCTCGGCCTCACTCAGGCCAGACTCTCAGGCTGGAAGGTTGCTGTTGGGGAGGTAGTGGCCATCTTGGATGCTCACATAGAAGTCCATGTTCAATG GGCAGAGCCGTTGTTGGCTCGGATCAAAGAGGACCGCACTGTGATAGTGACACCAGTGTTTGACAAAGTCAATTACGATGACCTGAAACTTGTTCCCTACACATCAGCTGCGGATGCTTTTGACTGGGCTCTGTGGTGCATGTACGAGTCCTTCAGCCCTGAGTGGTATGCTTTAAAGGACGACTCACTGCCTGGAAA GAGCCCCTCCATCATGGGGATTCTTGTAGCTGATCGCAAGTTCTTTGGAGAGATCGGAAGCCTTGATGGTGGAATGAAAATATACGGTGGTGAAAATGTGGAACTCGGCATCCGG GTGTGGCTGTGTGGAGGAAGCATAGAGGTTATACCTTGCTCTAAAATTGCCCACATTGAACGAGCCACCAAGCCGTACCTCCCAGACTTGAACGAAATGTTGAAGCGTAATGCTCTGAGGGTGGCCGAGGTGTGGATGgatgaatataaatacaatgtCAACATTGCCTGGAACCTTCCACTTGAA AATCATGGGATAGACATTGGGGATGtgtcagagaggaaaaaactgAGAGAGAGGCTGAACTGCAAGCCCTTTAAATGGTATCTGGATAATGTTTATCCCTTGCTCAATCCTCTGACTGACGTGCTAGCTTACGGAGCG CTGGTTAACGAACTGGAGCCTACACTCTGCATTGACCAAGGTCCAATCCCTGGGAACAATCCCATTCTATATGGTTGTCACCAACAGGCCTCCCAG CACTGTTATTATCGCTCCAATGGACAACTCTACATTGGTGGAATAAAATCTCACAAGTACAACAGCAACCGCTGTCTGGTGGACCCTGGCTCCGGAGTCTACCCAGAACTGTACGAGTGCAAAATGGTCGAGCAGAAGAAACTCCACATGCTGTGGGTTTTTAAAcag aaCGGAGCTATCCAGAACAGAGAAACAAGGAGGTGTCTGGAAATTATGGTAGCTGGAGACGGCTATTATAGACTGGTTATTCAGCAGTGCACTGGTCAGAAATGGAAGATACAACATCTCATCAAAGGCTGGCTTGGTGGGCAGGGTTCAAAAGACAAGATGATAATGGAGCCATGA
- the ada2b gene encoding adenosine deaminase 2-A: MFLLPPVANEDMVMSICQTVVTFVPLLWFVRLTEGMPDPAQRDLLMRQEAFRQTGGRMALTATEQKLDLHLHQLKEQEMSAALFPPAVHFFKAKPFIQKSPIFKLLQEMPKGAALHIHTSSLVGVEWLVKNVTYRPHCYICFTWDNSVRFLFSDRQPFPRWDCFYWQPLETLRARIGNTEGFDNSLMQHLTLFTEDPEGEYPSQEVVWEKFEKAFIAAAGLISHAPVLRDYFYKGLEELLQDNIMYLELRSGLSRTYELDGSIHDKVWALKTFQEVTRKFIEDQPDFLGARIIISVHRALSVSEVKAAVKEAIQLQKDFPDVVAGFDMVGREDSGRTLWYFRDALSLPAEMGVTLPYFFHAGETDEEGTDVDQNLLDALLFNTTRIGHGFALAHHPLAKELSRKRNVAVELCPISNQVLKLVSDLRNHPAAVLMSEGHPIVISSDDPSLFGTTGLSYDFYEAFVGIGGLKANLGTLKELALNSIRYSSLPAHIKDTGLVMWQNKWDAFIFNHT; the protein is encoded by the exons ATGTTCTTGCTCCCTCCTGTGGCAAATGAGGACATGGTGATGTCCATCTGCCAGACTGTGGTCACTTTTGTGCCACTTCTGTGGTTTGTGAGACTGACTGAGGGGATGCCTGACCCTGCTCAGAGGGACCTGCTGATGCGTCAGGAGGCGTTCAGGCAGACGGGAGGCCGAATGGCACTGACGGCCACCGAGCAGAAGCTGGACCTCCATCTCCATCAATTAAAGGAGCAGGAGATGTCTGCTGCACTGTTCCCCCCTGCAGTCCACTTCTTCAAAGCAAAGCCTTTCATCCAGAAGAGTCCAATTTTCAAACTCCTGCAGGAGATGCCCAAAG GTGCAGCGCTGCACATCCACACCTCCTCTCTGGTTGGAGTTGAATGGCTGGTGAAAAACGTCACCTACAGGCCGCACTGCTACATCTGCTTCACCTGGGACAACTCCGTCCGCTTCTTGTTCTCCGACCGCCAGCCATTCCCACGTTGGGACTGCTTTTACTGGCAGCCGCTCGAGACCTTGAGGGCCAGGATAGGAAACACAGAAGGCTTTGATAACAG TTTAATGCAGCACCTCACACTGTTCACTGAGGATCCGGAGGGGGAGTATCCGAGCCAAGAGGTTGTGTGGGAGAAGTTTGAGAAAGCCTTCATCGCAGCTGCGGGGCTCATCAGCCACGCGCCCGTGCTGAGGGATTACTTCTATAAAGGCCTTGAGGAGCTTCTGCAAGACAACATCATGTATCTGGAGCTGAGGAGCGGCCTCtcgagg acGTATGAGCTCGATGGAAGCATTCATGATAAGGTGTGGgctctgaaaacatttcaagaaGTTACAAGGAAATTTATCGAGGATCAACCGGACTTTCTCGGGGCTCGTATCATCATTTCTGTTCACAG GGCTCTGAGTGTATCCGAGGTGAAAGCAGCGGTGAAAGAAGCCATTCAGCTGCAAAAGGACTTCCCAGATGTTGTTGCAGGATTTGACATG GTTGGCCGGGAGGACAGTGGGAGGACTCTGTGGTACTTCAGGGACGCTCTTTCTCTGCCAGCTGAAATGGGTGTCACGCTGCCATACTTCTTTCATGCAGGGGAAACAG ATGAGGAAGGCACTGACGTAGATCAAAACCTTCTGGACGCCCTTCTGTTCAACACCACACGCATCGGGCACGGCTTTGCTTTGGCACACCATCCACTGGCCAAAGAGCTTTCTAGGAAAAGAAACGTAGCTGTGGAGCTGTGCCCCATCTCAAACCAG GTGCTGAAACTGGTATCGGACCTGAGGAACCACCCTGCAGCTGTGCTGATGTCTGAGGGCCACCCTATAGTGATCAGCTCTGATGACCCGTCTCTGTTCGGCACCACAGGCCTCTCCTACGACTTCTATGAAGCCTTTGTTGGCATCGGAGGGTTAAAAGCAAACCTGGGTACTCTGAAAGAGCTGGCTCTAAACTCCATCAG GTACAGCTCCTTGCCAGCCCATATAAAAGACACGGGTCTCGTCATGTGGCAGAACAAATGGGACGCCTTCATCTTTAATCACACATAA